Sequence from the Paenibacillus riograndensis SBR5 genome:
TGTAGCGGAATCCGTTTTGAGCAGAGGATATTCTTTTCCAAACTCACTTGCTGCCAGCGTTCCCAGATATGATGGACGGCCTGCTGTTGAGGAATTCCCTGCCACCCCCGTCATATTCTGCACCGACAGCGCGGTGAAGGAAGTTAAAAGATTCCCGTTCTGATCCGAGATTGTCCCTGAACCTGACATGTAGGATAAATCAACCGTTTGACCGCTCTTCACAACACTGGATAACGTCAATTTAAGCGTACTGCCGGAGATGTAGTAGGATTGTATACCAACCGTGCTGCCGTCAAATCTGACTCCAAATTGATTGGCGTTCAGCCCTGAAGAAGCTTGCATGGTTTTGTTGAATGTCACCAGCAGTTCGTCGCCCGTTATTGTTGCTGAACTGATATCTGAAACCGTGGTTCCCGAAATGTTCACGGACTGCTGATTCAAATAGGGAGCGCGGTTACCGTTAAGATCGGCGATCCCCGTAGTCCCCGGTACATATGAAACTGTAGTCGGCTGATTAACCGCCAGCGCACTCTGGAGCGTCAAGGTGACTTGAGTGCCGCCTGCGGCTACTGCCGTAACGTAGTTAGGTTTACTGCCTACCAGGACGGAAAATTGGCTGTTCATTGGAAGACTGCCTGAGGATATTCCCTCGTTATACGTCAGTACAATTTTGTTGCCGGAACCGGCCGCACTCTGAAACACCGGTGGCACATTATCACCACTGTTGCGGATATAAAAATCACTGAAATTTGCTACACTCTGCCCATTCGTATCCGCTACGGGATAAGAACCCGCAGAATAAGATACACGGATAACCTGCGCGTTCGTTGCAGCGTTGTCTAAACTTAAATTCAACTTTGCACCACTCGATGATATTGCATTTGTCCCAAGAGAATAACCATCTGCATAGACGCTGAACTGGCTGTAGGCATTGGGATTGACTGCTTGCAGAGTATCATTAAAATTCAGCAATACGGTTTTCCCGGTAAGCGTCCCGTCCTTTATAGTAGTCAGTGCGGACTGGACTCCATTCGTTACCTGATACTGTGAGAAGGTACTGGCATTATTCCCGCTTAAATCCTGAATGGGGCGCAGCCCGCCTGAATAGCTGACTTTGATAACCTGGCCAACAGTAATCCCTGTACTCAATTTGATATAAATACTGTCTCCCTGGATAGAAATACTATCAATCGCGCGCTTCTCATCATTAACAGTAACTGCAAAGCTGGAGGGCAGCAGCGCTGCCTCCGTTTTCAGCGCCTCGTCATAAATCAGACGGATCGTGCGGTTATTATCCACCAGGGCCGTCTTGAGCACGGGAGCAGTCTTGTCCAGAGAATAGGTCTGGAAGCTCCAGGCATTTTTGCCGCTTAGTCCACCGTAGATCACTTGGCTGTTATTGGCATCCACAAAAGCGCCATTCGCAATATCCAAGTAGTACGTCGTATTATTATCAAACGCTGCAGCGGGAGTTACGATGAACTCTTTGGCTGAGGAACCCACTGAGAGGGTTGATTCCAGCTTCGTTCCATCGCCTTTATACAGAATTACCGGACCAGCCACCGCATTATTAAGAACAACATTCCGGTTAAAGGTAATTTTGATCGGCGGATTTAGACTTACCGATTCGCTGCGGTCTGCCGGAGAAAGGGCCTCGATGCCAAACCCCTTGACTTCACTTGTTGTATAACTCCATGTAAGCGGACCTGAAGCCGGGAACAAGTTTCCATCCTGGTCATGAAAGGCTCCTTGCGGCACAGTAACGGTATACATGGTCTTTTCCAACAGGGGATTCGCTTCTGAGGCCGCATCGATTGTAATTGTTGGCGTGCCGCCTCCGGTAACCGCTGTAGAATTGACGTTAAAATATCTTGTCCCCCCCGGATTGTTGGCCGGTGTCAGCGAGATCACTCCCGCATTCGGCATCATCGGACGGTCAAAACCTAGCTGAAGATCACTAGTAGGATTTACTCCAGTAGAGCCCCCGGCAGGAGAAACGTTGGCGCCTACTCCGGTGCTTTTGGCTGTGAAGCTCCACATGCTGCCGCTGGAAACCCCGGAAAATGTCCGATTCTCATCATCTTTTAACGCATAGTTATCAATCAATACATAATATGTACTTCCTGGATTCAGCTTACTGGCCAATGTCATACTTACAGAAGTGGTAGTCCCATCGGTCTGCACATTAACATTAGGTTCTCCGTCCCTGAATTTGAACTCCTGAACAAGCGTGTTATCTGCTGAAGAGATAAGTTTGGCGGACCCTCCGCCTTTTTGCAATTTTTTGCCCAGCTTGAAGCTTAACTGATTTAGGGCTGCAGAATCCGGCCGCGAGTTGTTCACCGGCGAGAACTCCGTTATCGATACTCCCTGGCTTGTTTCCGGAGAAGTGGTAAACTCCCAGGAAGCCGCTGATGACTCAGCTCCAGACCCGTCTTTGAACAATCCCTTAGGGATCGATACGGTATAGCTCTTGTTAGGCTCTAACGGCTTGTCAGCCCCCCATCTGATCTCATAGTAATTAGAGCTGCCGACCAGACCCAGAGTGCCAACAGATACAGTGACAAAGGGGTTCCCAGCCTGAGTTATCGTAATATCCCCGCTCTGCGGGTTTACCACACGGTCAAAACTCAAATTGATCGAGGAACCTAAGCTGATATTTTTTTCTCCTGCAGCCGGTGAAGTTGCCGACATTCCAAATTCGCCTGCAGCATAAACTGCCGGTGTCCCAAGTCCAAGTGATGGGGAGACAGTCCCCAAGAGCAAATCTCCTGCCAGAATGAGTGCTGCCCATATGGTAATTTTCCTTTTCATGTGGTGATAGACTCCTCTCAAGCCAAACTTTCGTTTTTACATATATTCTTTTATTTCGGTTAAAAGGCTTCCAAAGTTTAGAAGACGTCTCAGGCGAAACAAGGCAAATAGAAATCAGTGATTTTTCGGGCACGCAAAAAAACCCGCAGCAGCTGGCTCCAATGATCGAAGCGCTGTCCTGCGGGCCTGCATATAATAAGGAAGAAATTCTTATAAAAAACCTACAATAGCTTATAATCCAGCCTGACCCCTCAGCATTTCTGCTTTATCCACGCGCTCCCAAGGAAGATCAACATCCGTCCGTCCAAAATGACCATAAGCGGCCGTTTGTCTATAGCGTGGTTTGCGCAGATCCAGCATTGAGATAATACCGGCTGGCCGCAGATCAAAATTGCTGCTGATCAGCTCAGCCAGCTTTTCTTCACTGATTTTGCCTGTTCCGTATGTATCTACATTAATCGAGACAGGGTTAGCTACACCAATCGCATACGCCAATTGAATCTCGCATTTGTCAGCAAGCCCTGCAGCTACTAGATTCTTAGCCACATAACGCGCTGCATAAGCTGCGGAACGGTCGACTTTGGTCGGATCTTTCCCTGAAAAAGCCCCGCCTCCGTGACGGGCATACCCGCCATAGGTATCGACAATGATTTTGCGCCCGGTTAGACCGGCATCCCCTTGCGGACCGCCAATGACGAAACGGCCAGTAGGGTTAATGAAATATTTAGTGTTCTCGTCAAGCAGTTCAGACGGGACCACCGGCAAAATGACATATTCCTTAATATCCGCCTGAATTTGTTCAAGTGAGATTTCTTCGGCATGCTGGGTAGAGACAACTATCGTATCCACGCGCACCGGTCTTTCATTATCATATTCAATAGTGACCTGGGTTTTGCCGTCCGGACGCAAATAATTAAGCGTACCATCCTTGCGCACCTCAGAGAGGCGGCGGGCAATACGGTGAGACAAGGCAATGGGCAGCGGCATTAATTCAGGGGTTTCATTTGTCGCAAAACCAAACATCAGCCCTTGGTCACCCGCACCGATATTCGCCGTTTCTTCGGCAACCTGTGCAGGGTCACGATTTTCCAATGCAGCGTTTACACCTTGTGCGATATCGGCAGATTGCTCATTCAGCGAGGTCAACACTGCACAGGTATTGTAGTCAAAACCATATTTTGCGCGGGTGTAACCAATCTCCTTGAGGGTATTGCGTACAATTGCCGGGATATCTACATACTCCGACTTGGTGCTGATTTCCCCAATAACCAACACCAGACCGGTGGCAACAGCTACTTCGCAGGCTACACGGGCATTGGGATCATTAGCCAAAAATGCATCAAGGACAGCATCGGATATCTGATCACAGATTTTATCGGGATGCCCTTCTGTTACGGACTCTGAAGTAAACAAATGACGTCCTTTAATAGACAATACAACAACCTCCCATATTGTTAGTCTGACACTGTATAAGGGGATGCTTCAACGGCTGCCAGATCAGATGAATTGTGTGATAAAAGAACCGGCAGATCCGCTTTCAACTAGAATTTATCCATTCCCCAGACTCAATAATCATAGTTGATATTGTCAGATAAGTTCAAAAAATGAACCTTTTCCGATTGGAAAAGGTTTATGGCTTTCCACAAAAGTCATATTATCTTATTTACCGGATGGTGTCAATTCAACCCATTCTTATTTAAAAAGAGACTGTTCTGCCTGCTTCACAAGCCTCTTGGTAATTTCTCCTCCAACAGATCCATTGTCCCGGGAAGTGAGATGTCCCAGATATGGAGTACCATACCCTATCGAGCTGCCTGTCACCCCAAGCTCAGAAGCAAATTCAGTATCAGCCCCTCCGCCATAAGAAGCACCATATAAACCAAACTCAGAAGCAATCTCATACTGCATTTGTTTCAGCATAGCCCTGCTTTCCGGTACCACAGTGCGATTATTACGTGCCATGTCTATTGCACCTCCTGAAGATTTTAAGAATACAGGAGTATTGTGTGCCGGCATTGCTGCATTCAGTCGTATCAATCTTTGTTAGCAGTGGTAATGAGTGCCGCTCAGGTATGATTTTTGCTTAAACAGGCAACATTATTATAGAAATAGAAGCACTCCATGTCGAATCATAAGATAAAAATTATTTTAATGTATATCTACCACGAACCATTACGACAAGTCTTAAGGTCTGGCCATCTTGCACTTTAATCCCCCGCCCATCGCGAGGAAAAGATAACAGATGATTCATGGGAGCAGCTTGTCCATCGGCCAGATCCTTGCCATCGGTCAAATCAGCTACACCATTGGCCGCTTCCGAAAAAATCACGGCTTTGCCTGCACGTACAATAAATTCAGCACCGGCAGATCCAAATAAAGTCTGTCCTGGTTTGACATCTACAATCACAGCTTCGTTGCTGTTGGCAGGTGCAGATGTCTGTGGACTTGATGATGAAGTGGCCGTTGGTGCCGGAGATGCTGTGGCAGTGGCCGCAGGAGGGTTCGTTGCAGTTGTTCCGCCCCCTAATGCTTTCTGAATCTGTTGATCCACATAGCTCTTGGTGACAACCGGATCATCGGCGGTGCCCGGCTGATTCCCTACACTTGCGCCTTCTGCGGTAAGATTCATCAGTGATCCTGCCCATACGGCTCCACCCAACAAGACAACTGCCATCGATACTTTCATTGCTGGTTTCATTGCTTTCCTCCTTCAGGGATGGAAATGATTAAAAAAAAGAATAGCCTCCGAAGAGGCTATTCTTTGCTTCGGTAATACACGAGGAACAG
This genomic interval carries:
- the metK gene encoding methionine adenosyltransferase, with the translated sequence MSIKGRHLFTSESVTEGHPDKICDQISDAVLDAFLANDPNARVACEVAVATGLVLVIGEISTKSEYVDIPAIVRNTLKEIGYTRAKYGFDYNTCAVLTSLNEQSADIAQGVNAALENRDPAQVAEETANIGAGDQGLMFGFATNETPELMPLPIALSHRIARRLSEVRKDGTLNYLRPDGKTQVTIEYDNERPVRVDTIVVSTQHAEEISLEQIQADIKEYVILPVVPSELLDENTKYFINPTGRFVIGGPQGDAGLTGRKIIVDTYGGYARHGGGAFSGKDPTKVDRSAAYAARYVAKNLVAAGLADKCEIQLAYAIGVANPVSINVDTYGTGKISEEKLAELISSNFDLRPAGIISMLDLRKPRYRQTAAYGHFGRTDVDLPWERVDKAEMLRGQAGL
- a CDS encoding alpha/beta-type small acid-soluble spore protein; protein product: MARNNRTVVPESRAMLKQMQYEIASEFGLYGASYGGGADTEFASELGVTGSSIGYGTPYLGHLTSRDNGSVGGEITKRLVKQAEQSLFK
- a CDS encoding Ig-like domain-containing protein; its protein translation is MKRKITIWAALILAGDLLLGTVSPSLGLGTPAVYAAGEFGMSATSPAAGEKNISLGSSINLSFDRVVNPQSGDITITQAGNPFVTVSVGTLGLVGSSNYYEIRWGADKPLEPNKSYTVSIPKGLFKDGSGAESSAASWEFTTSPETSQGVSITEFSPVNNSRPDSAALNQLSFKLGKKLQKGGGSAKLISSADNTLVQEFKFRDGEPNVNVQTDGTTTSVSMTLASKLNPGSTYYVLIDNYALKDDENRTFSGVSSGSMWSFTAKSTGVGANVSPAGGSTGVNPTSDLQLGFDRPMMPNAGVISLTPANNPGGTRYFNVNSTAVTGGGTPTITIDAASEANPLLEKTMYTVTVPQGAFHDQDGNLFPASGPLTWSYTTSEVKGFGIEALSPADRSESVSLNPPIKITFNRNVVLNNAVAGPVILYKGDGTKLESTLSVGSSAKEFIVTPAAAFDNNTTYYLDIANGAFVDANNSQVIYGGLSGKNAWSFQTYSLDKTAPVLKTALVDNNRTIRLIYDEALKTEAALLPSSFAVTVNDEKRAIDSISIQGDSIYIKLSTGITVGQVIKVSYSGGLRPIQDLSGNNASTFSQYQVTNGVQSALTTIKDGTLTGKTVLLNFNDTLQAVNPNAYSQFSVYADGYSLGTNAISSSGAKLNLSLDNAATNAQVIRVSYSAGSYPVADTNGQSVANFSDFYIRNSGDNVPPVFQSAAGSGNKIVLTYNEGISSGSLPMNSQFSVLVGSKPNYVTAVAAGGTQVTLTLQSALAVNQPTTVSYVPGTTGIADLNGNRAPYLNQQSVNISGTTVSDISSATITGDELLVTFNKTMQASSGLNANQFGVRFDGSTVGIQSYYISGSTLKLTLSSVVKSGQTVDLSYMSGSGTISDQNGNLLTSFTALSVQNMTGVAGNSSTAGRPSYLGTLAASEFGKEYPLLKTDSATAADDRSVYSQSVKRYNLTAERLAASYDYVYKQGTSALAFEVPSTDLSAYVSVPLKPLLDAVNRDSKAAFLLRHGDHLYRLALNDVNMNSLAATLIADSNNISLVLRLEKVPAGTFTPFEQKLQSQGLQTVTGLMDIRLSAAVSSNYANTTALSVPAEYAVRTTATLNSDQASAARLDLAYYDAAYLPTKLSSAGSYTVITASTIGNQVVGTFLSTRSFTDMNTHWSKAIVSQLAAKNIIDSSYGSTFKPEQKITRAEFAVMLSRGLGLLGSRETAQRFRDVQPSTQTGDYIGAAAKAGIITGNTDATFRPNDNITREQLAIMIIRAMEYTGRPITLNGTSATALVAFKDRSKIQNQAAEFVAKAVQQGIILGMTTTEFQPQGNATRAQAAVMLQRMLTMAGYL